In Wenyingzhuangia fucanilytica, the following are encoded in one genomic region:
- a CDS encoding SPFH domain-containing protein, whose protein sequence is MISTYTIVALIVIILVLGIFTVKQQTTAIIERFGKFVGTRQAGLNFKIPFIDKIAGRVSLKIQQLDVLVETKTKDDVFVQMKISVQFQIQREKVEDAFYKLQNPHDQITAYIFDVVRAEVPKMKLDDVFEKKDDIALAIKRELKEAMLSYGYDIVKALVTDIDPDAQVKAAMNRINAAEREKIAAQFEGDAQRISIVERARGEAESKRLQGKGIADQRREIARGLEESVDVLNKAGINSQEASALIVITQHYDTLQSIGSESNSNLILLPNNPNAASSMLNDMVTSLVAANKIKESSNKTKE, encoded by the coding sequence ATGATATCAACTTATACAATAGTAGCACTAATCGTCATTATATTAGTGTTAGGAATTTTTACAGTAAAACAACAAACCACAGCTATTATAGAAAGGTTTGGAAAATTTGTAGGAACGAGACAAGCGGGTTTAAATTTTAAAATTCCTTTTATTGATAAAATTGCAGGTAGAGTTAGTTTAAAAATTCAGCAATTAGATGTATTGGTAGAAACCAAAACCAAAGATGATGTTTTTGTACAGATGAAAATATCAGTACAATTTCAAATTCAAAGAGAAAAAGTAGAAGATGCTTTTTACAAATTACAAAATCCGCATGACCAGATAACAGCATATATTTTTGATGTCGTACGTGCAGAAGTACCTAAAATGAAGTTAGATGATGTTTTTGAGAAAAAAGATGACATTGCTTTAGCCATAAAAAGAGAATTAAAAGAAGCTATGTTAAGTTACGGATATGACATTGTAAAAGCTTTAGTAACAGATATAGATCCTGATGCACAAGTAAAAGCAGCAATGAACAGAATTAATGCTGCAGAACGTGAAAAAATTGCCGCTCAATTTGAAGGAGATGCGCAACGTATTTCTATAGTAGAAAGAGCCCGTGGTGAAGCCGAAAGCAAACGTTTACAAGGAAAAGGTATTGCAGATCAACGTAGAGAAATTGCTCGTGGTTTAGAAGAATCTGTAGATGTGTTAAACAAAGCTGGAATTAACAGTCAAGAAGCTTCTGCATTAATTGTTATCACCCAACATTACGATACATTACAATCTATAGGATCTGAAAGTAACAGTAATTTAATTTTATTACCTAACAACCCAAATGCAGCTAGTAGTATGTTAAATGATATGGTTACAAGTTTAGTTGCTGCCAATAAAATTAAAGAGAGTTCTAATAAAACAAAAGAATAA